The following are from one region of the Chlamydiota bacterium genome:
- a CDS encoding glycosyltransferase → MTDTPRALDLSVVVVCYNERNNIAACLDSVAGQEFSSGSFEVIVVDGDSSDGTLEIARARALRHPCIRVVVEPRKGTAVARNTGVRESRAPFVAFIDADCVAAPRWLSSLAAVFREARERDARVAAVGGPSLIPEGSPPFVEALKLALNTWVGSGGRVTGMCHPRERFVDDLPSLNVIYERGLFDRIGFFDDRLENEGEDADFSYRILTSGRKLLYSPLPVVYHRYRSTPLSWWRNMRRYGRARGVLLVREPAMLNLHYLAPLLLLLGLAFSPLGLLWRPLLLPLVYLPAMAVTACLASIRARRPARIPLVFAALLLTHLGYGVGEIEGFSKILAGKRRND, encoded by the coding sequence GTGACCGACACGCCCCGCGCGCTCGATCTCTCCGTGGTCGTCGTCTGCTATAACGAGCGAAACAACATCGCCGCGTGCCTGGATTCCGTCGCGGGACAGGAGTTTTCTTCGGGCTCCTTCGAGGTGATCGTGGTGGACGGGGATTCCAGCGACGGCACCCTGGAGATCGCCCGCGCCCGCGCCCTGCGCCACCCGTGCATCCGCGTCGTCGTCGAACCGAGAAAGGGGACGGCCGTCGCCCGCAACACCGGCGTACGGGAATCCCGCGCCCCATTCGTCGCCTTCATCGACGCCGACTGCGTCGCCGCTCCCCGGTGGCTTTCCTCCCTCGCGGCGGTATTCCGCGAGGCGCGGGAGAGGGACGCGCGTGTCGCCGCGGTCGGCGGCCCCAGCCTCATCCCCGAGGGGAGCCCCCCGTTCGTGGAAGCGCTGAAACTCGCCCTCAACACCTGGGTCGGGAGCGGCGGCCGGGTGACGGGGATGTGCCACCCTCGGGAGAGATTCGTCGACGACCTCCCCTCGTTGAACGTCATCTACGAGCGGGGTCTCTTCGATCGCATCGGCTTTTTCGACGACCGCCTAGAAAACGAGGGGGAGGATGCCGATTTCTCCTACCGCATCCTCACCTCGGGAAGAAAACTTCTCTATTCCCCCCTCCCGGTCGTCTATCACCGGTACCGGTCGACCCCCCTCTCCTGGTGGCGCAACATGCGGCGCTACGGCAGGGCGCGCGGGGTGCTCCTCGTCCGGGAGCCCGCGATGCTGAACCTCCACTACCTCGCCCCCCTCCTCCTCCTCCTCGGCCTCGCCTTCTCGCCGCTGGGGCTCCTCTGGCGCCCGCTTCTTCTCCCCCTCGTCTACCTCCCCGCGATGGCCGTTACGGCCTGCCTCGCCTCCATCCGGGCGCGTCGCCCCGCCCGCATCCCCCTCGTCTTCGCCGCCCTCCTTCTCACGCACCTCGGCTACGGGGTCGGCGAAATCGAGGGGTTCTCGAAGATCCTCGCGGGGAAACGCCGCAACGATTGA
- a CDS encoding radical SAM protein, whose translation MNPVQLNVQEDVRKLKVLLRLALRHMTPAKLRNIALVEAEMLLRRRTLRGLPYFIKVEPTNRCNLRCPLCPQVTGYCQVKGAEKAVLGSMPFDLYAQLIDELAPFLFCVLLYGQGEPFLAADIFRMIRYARERNLGTMISSNLNIAKDGFAEEVVESGLDYLEVSLDGADQQAYAEFRVGGDFGLVRENIVRIVEKKRRLRRRAPLVEWKFIVMRHNEHQIDLARKTAREIGVDYLTFTPVGNIDPSRRDLLEKWVSTIPRYRQYDLEAGVDLRAERAKRVCPWLYRSASINCDGSVSPCCYYPNFPQAVFGDLRKERFGAIWNNDFYTSARAICTRARLAQIGERAGVCYLCRRSEGV comes from the coding sequence TTGAATCCGGTGCAGTTGAACGTCCAGGAGGACGTGCGGAAGCTGAAGGTCCTCCTCCGGCTCGCGCTGCGCCACATGACCCCCGCCAAGCTGCGCAACATCGCCCTCGTGGAGGCGGAGATGCTGCTGCGGAGGCGCACGCTCCGCGGTCTCCCGTACTTCATCAAGGTGGAGCCGACGAACCGCTGCAATCTGCGCTGCCCGCTCTGCCCCCAGGTCACCGGCTACTGCCAGGTGAAGGGCGCGGAGAAGGCGGTGCTCGGCTCGATGCCGTTCGACCTGTACGCGCAGCTCATCGACGAGCTCGCCCCCTTTCTCTTCTGCGTCCTTCTCTACGGGCAGGGGGAACCGTTCCTCGCCGCGGACATCTTTCGGATGATACGGTACGCGCGGGAACGAAACCTCGGCACCATGATCAGCTCCAACCTGAACATCGCAAAGGACGGCTTCGCGGAGGAGGTCGTCGAGTCGGGCCTCGACTACCTGGAGGTCTCGCTCGACGGGGCGGATCAGCAGGCGTACGCGGAGTTTCGCGTCGGCGGGGACTTCGGGCTCGTCAGGGAGAACATCGTGCGGATCGTGGAGAAGAAGCGGCGGCTCCGCCGCCGCGCGCCGCTGGTGGAGTGGAAGTTCATCGTGATGCGGCACAACGAACACCAGATCGACCTTGCCCGAAAAACGGCGCGGGAGATCGGGGTGGATTACCTGACCTTCACCCCCGTCGGGAACATCGATCCGTCGAGGAGGGACCTGCTCGAGAAGTGGGTCTCCACGATCCCCCGCTACCGCCAGTATGACCTGGAGGCGGGCGTCGACCTGCGCGCGGAGCGGGCCAAACGGGTCTGTCCCTGGCTGTACCGATCGGCGTCGATCAACTGCGACGGGAGCGTCTCGCCCTGCTGCTACTACCCGAACTTTCCGCAGGCCGTCTTCGGCGATCTTCGGAAGGAGCGCTTCGGCGCCATCTGGAACAACGACTTCTACACGAGCGCGCGTGCGATCTGCACCCGGGCACGGCTCGCGCAGATCGGGGAGAGGGCCGGCGTCTGCTACCTCTGCCGGCGGTCGGAAGGGGTTTGA
- a CDS encoding radical SAM protein produces the protein MTRNGHGAAAGGTPGLFLVNIPFYHAGCAEAPLGLAYVAAVLERSGIPFELLDANGLGMSLKDILAVVREKQPAAVGATMMTSMLAAARELADGVKALPRPPLLIFGGPHPTIAPEEALERGGADICVRGEGEETILDLMARLGRGTAGWRDVPGISFRDKGEVVHTPDRPLIRDLDSIPFPARHLLPLDRYQTIHTGRKRFATLVTSRGCPGKCMFCFRPFGRNLRYRSMDNVMGEVRELVERFRVEEISILDDAFTLDRNRVAEFCDRVSASGLRFAWRLGNGTRVDLIDDELLKMMKRAGCYEVAFGIESGDDEVLRKIGKEITTAQVERAFAAAKRAGMETIGFFMIGHPFDTVETMRKTIDFAIRLDPTYAQFTMSTPLPGTALWTWVKKHGRSLIGDDVTKLDFLGATPHYETDGFTAADARRMYRRAYRRFYIRPRYIWRSIRRIRSLNDIVVLLKGLLYLRRI, from the coding sequence ATGACCCGAAACGGACACGGGGCTGCGGCAGGCGGCACGCCGGGGTTGTTCCTCGTTAACATCCCGTTCTACCACGCCGGCTGCGCCGAGGCGCCCCTGGGCCTGGCGTACGTGGCCGCGGTGCTCGAGCGATCCGGCATCCCGTTCGAGCTCCTCGACGCCAACGGGCTCGGGATGTCCCTGAAGGATATCCTCGCCGTCGTCCGAGAGAAACAGCCCGCCGCCGTCGGCGCCACAATGATGACCTCCATGCTCGCGGCGGCCCGCGAACTCGCCGACGGCGTGAAGGCCCTCCCCCGCCCGCCGCTCCTCATCTTCGGAGGCCCGCACCCCACGATCGCCCCCGAGGAGGCGCTCGAGCGCGGAGGGGCGGATATATGCGTGCGCGGCGAGGGAGAGGAGACCATCCTGGATCTGATGGCGCGTCTGGGGCGGGGAACGGCGGGCTGGCGCGATGTCCCGGGCATCTCCTTCAGGGACAAGGGGGAGGTCGTGCACACCCCCGACCGGCCGCTCATCCGCGACCTGGATTCGATCCCGTTCCCGGCCCGTCACCTCCTCCCCCTCGACCGCTATCAGACGATCCACACCGGGAGGAAGCGTTTTGCCACGCTCGTGACGAGCAGGGGATGTCCCGGCAAGTGCATGTTCTGCTTCCGCCCCTTCGGCAGGAACCTCCGGTACCGGAGCATGGACAACGTCATGGGGGAGGTGCGGGAGCTCGTGGAGCGCTTCAGGGTGGAGGAGATATCGATCCTGGACGACGCCTTCACGCTGGACCGGAACCGGGTCGCGGAATTCTGCGACCGCGTGTCCGCGAGCGGCCTCCGTTTCGCCTGGCGTCTCGGGAACGGGACGCGCGTGGACCTCATCGACGACGAGCTGCTGAAAATGATGAAGCGGGCGGGCTGCTACGAGGTCGCCTTCGGCATCGAGTCCGGGGACGACGAGGTCCTCAGGAAAATCGGCAAGGAGATCACCACGGCGCAGGTCGAACGGGCCTTCGCCGCGGCGAAGAGGGCGGGGATGGAGACGATCGGCTTCTTCATGATCGGCCACCCGTTCGACACGGTCGAGACGATGCGCAAAACCATCGACTTCGCCATACGGCTCGACCCGACCTACGCGCAGTTCACCATGAGCACGCCGCTCCCGGGAACGGCGCTCTGGACGTGGGTGAAGAAACACGGCCGGTCGCTCATCGGCGATGACGTCACGAAGCTCGATTTTCTCGGCGCGACGCCCCACTACGAGACCGATGGCTTCACGGCCGCGGACGCGCGAAGAATGTACCGTCGGGCGTACCGCCGCTTCTACATCCGCCCCCGCTACATCTGGCGCTCGATCCGCCGGATCCGATCGCTCAACGACATCGTCGTCCTCCTGAAGGGCCTCCTCTACCTGCGAAGGATCTAA
- a CDS encoding glycosyltransferase family 2 protein, whose protein sequence is MPCLNEEETIGTCVEKAVRALTRLNLPWEVIVVDNGSTDRSAEIAAARGARVVREPVKGYGSAYLRGLDEARGRHIVMADSDDSYDWSEVGRFVTPLQQGFDMVMGSRFKGSIEPGAMPWLHRYLGNPVLSWMLRLFFGGRVSDAHCGMRSLTKEAYRRLRLKTVGMEFASEMIVKACKAKMRIAEIPITLHRDGRSGRPHLRTFSDGYRHLRFMLMYSPTYLFFVPGAVFMALGFIPLLGLTGGLVWIGGHGYGTHFSLAGTVLAILGFQIILLGLYAKTYSYEAQFEDDARFITRFYRRFSLERGLLLGSVVFLVGFGIDAYVFHTAVKVRFSITVVELNRAALAAALMIIGIQTFFSSFFLSMLDMKRRGQL, encoded by the coding sequence ATGCCGTGCCTGAACGAGGAGGAGACCATCGGGACATGCGTGGAGAAGGCGGTGCGCGCCCTCACGCGCCTGAACCTGCCCTGGGAGGTCATCGTCGTCGACAACGGCTCCACCGACCGATCCGCGGAGATCGCCGCCGCGCGCGGAGCCCGCGTGGTCCGCGAGCCGGTCAAGGGGTACGGAAGCGCCTACCTCCGAGGGCTGGATGAGGCGCGCGGAAGGCACATCGTCATGGCCGACTCCGACGACAGCTACGACTGGTCGGAGGTCGGGCGCTTCGTCACCCCGTTGCAGCAGGGATTCGACATGGTCATGGGCTCCCGGTTCAAGGGCTCCATCGAACCGGGGGCGATGCCCTGGCTCCACCGGTACCTCGGTAATCCGGTGCTGTCCTGGATGCTGCGGCTTTTCTTCGGCGGCCGCGTCTCCGACGCCCACTGCGGCATGCGCTCGCTCACCAAGGAGGCGTACCGCAGGCTCCGCCTCAAAACCGTCGGTATGGAGTTCGCCTCCGAGATGATCGTGAAGGCGTGCAAGGCCAAGATGCGGATCGCCGAGATACCGATCACCCTCCACCGGGACGGGCGCAGCGGGAGGCCCCACCTCAGGACCTTCAGCGACGGCTACCGCCACCTGCGCTTCATGCTGATGTACAGCCCCACCTACCTGTTCTTCGTCCCCGGGGCGGTCTTCATGGCCCTCGGTTTCATCCCGCTCCTCGGGCTCACCGGCGGCCTTGTCTGGATCGGCGGCCACGGCTACGGGACCCACTTTTCGCTCGCTGGAACCGTCCTGGCCATCCTGGGTTTCCAGATCATCCTGCTCGGCCTGTACGCGAAGACCTACTCCTACGAGGCGCAGTTCGAGGACGACGCACGGTTCATCACGCGCTTCTACCGCCGCTTCAGTCTGGAGAGAGGCCTGCTGCTCGGCAGCGTCGTATTCCTCGTCGGCTTCGGCATCGACGCGTATGTCTTCCACACCGCGGTGAAGGTCCGTTTCAGCATCACCGTCGTGGAGCTCAACAGGGCCGCGCTTGCGGCGGCCCTGATGATCATCGGCATCCAGACCTTCTTCTCCTCGTTCTTCCTCAGCATGCTCGACATGAAACGGAGGGGCCAGCTCTGA
- a CDS encoding radical SAM protein produces MKVLVLNPPFHPRFSRSQRSPAVTKGGTLYYPFWLAAATGVLEKDGFDCLLLDAPARGFARGEVLSRAADFSPDIVVCDTSTPSIYNDAEVAESLKETLPRAFVVLTGTHPTALPEETLALAPRVDAVALGEYDYTLRDLARRLKAGGDPAGVAGLCIRRGGICLRTAPRPLIEDLDELPFVSETYRKHLDIRDYYFAAADYPVVQIISARGCPQRCFFCVYPQTFHGRRFRPRSPENVAAEFAFIAANLPEAREIGLEDDTFTVDRGRARRICELLVGQRNRLKWYTNVRADLEYETLAAMKEAGCRLVTVGFESGSQELLNRMKKGLRLEQSRAFVKNARRAGILVHGCIMVGNPGETRETMAESLRFAKELACDSFQFYPLIVYPGTEAYAWAKAHGYLLTEDYSKWMSPSLSHASPLSLPGISMEEMERFCERAYRSYHFNPRYLARKLVQSALRPSEGRRNLRSARRYAAYLARGLRRRR; encoded by the coding sequence CTGAAGGTGCTGGTGCTGAACCCCCCATTCCACCCGCGGTTCTCCAGGTCGCAACGAAGCCCCGCGGTGACGAAGGGTGGGACGCTCTACTACCCGTTCTGGCTCGCCGCGGCGACCGGTGTGCTGGAAAAGGACGGCTTCGACTGCCTGCTCCTCGACGCCCCCGCCCGGGGCTTCGCGCGGGGGGAGGTTCTCTCGCGGGCCGCGGACTTCTCCCCCGACATCGTCGTCTGCGACACCAGCACCCCCAGCATCTACAACGACGCGGAGGTGGCCGAGTCCCTCAAGGAGACCCTCCCCCGCGCGTTCGTCGTCCTGACGGGCACGCACCCCACCGCCCTCCCCGAGGAGACGCTCGCGCTCGCCCCCCGGGTCGACGCCGTCGCGCTCGGGGAATACGACTACACGCTCCGCGACCTCGCGCGCCGTCTGAAGGCCGGCGGCGATCCGGCGGGGGTGGCCGGCCTCTGCATACGGCGGGGCGGCATCTGCCTCCGCACGGCCCCCCGCCCCCTCATCGAAGATCTCGACGAGCTCCCGTTCGTCAGCGAAACCTACCGGAAACACCTCGATATCCGCGACTACTACTTCGCCGCCGCGGACTACCCGGTCGTCCAGATCATAAGCGCGCGCGGCTGCCCGCAGCGCTGCTTCTTCTGCGTCTACCCCCAGACGTTTCACGGGCGGAGGTTCCGTCCTCGAAGCCCGGAGAACGTGGCCGCCGAGTTCGCCTTCATCGCGGCGAATCTCCCCGAGGCCCGGGAGATCGGCCTCGAGGACGACACGTTCACCGTGGATCGCGGGAGGGCGCGGAGGATCTGCGAGCTCCTCGTCGGGCAGAGGAACCGGCTGAAATGGTACACGAACGTGCGCGCGGACCTGGAGTACGAGACGCTCGCCGCCATGAAGGAGGCCGGGTGCCGGCTGGTGACCGTCGGGTTCGAGAGCGGGAGCCAGGAGCTCCTGAACAGGATGAAGAAGGGGCTGCGTCTGGAACAGTCCCGCGCCTTCGTGAAAAACGCGCGCCGGGCGGGTATCCTCGTCCACGGCTGCATCATGGTCGGAAACCCCGGCGAGACGCGGGAGACGATGGCGGAGAGCCTCCGCTTCGCGAAGGAGCTGGCCTGCGACAGCTTCCAGTTCTACCCGCTCATCGTCTACCCGGGGACCGAGGCGTACGCGTGGGCGAAGGCGCACGGCTACCTGCTGACCGAGGACTATTCGAAGTGGATGAGCCCCTCCCTCTCCCACGCGAGTCCGCTGTCGCTCCCCGGCATCTCGATGGAGGAGATGGAGCGGTTCTGCGAACGGGCGTACCGCTCCTACCACTTCAACCCTCGTTACCTCGCCCGTAAGCTCGTCCAGTCGGCCCTCAGGCCGTCGGAGGGGAGAAGGAATCTGCGGTCGGCCCGGCGCTACGCCGCGTACCTCGCGCGCGGCCTGAGGCGGCGCCGCTGA
- a CDS encoding radical SAM protein: MIANILITNRCNLRCFYCYPDSFNRALEDMPLADFKRIIDLVHAKGSRVVVLLGGEPLIRKDIGEFIGYVRAKGMACEVVTNGFFVPQRLDALKNADSVCVSIDGDEEANDKNRGKGSFRKAMEAIELLQASGIHTRIKAVITRNNLRSIDFLARLARERGMVLMAIIPTTYEDRVYPDGVAAQWLSQEEYRAFVIKLIGLKKDGYPIFHSYRALRYCRDWPYPYDEIVTGKRLKNGARAIPCTAWEYGIFIDVDGRFFMSCLKTFDIQGRKILETDFDDWWISQRRFGCTTCALLPNIEKSLVYNMHPGALWNMVRMALWRGGR, translated from the coding sequence GTGATTGCGAATATCCTGATCACGAATCGGTGCAACCTCCGGTGCTTCTACTGCTACCCAGATTCGTTCAACCGCGCCCTTGAGGACATGCCGCTCGCCGACTTCAAGAGGATCATCGACCTTGTGCACGCGAAAGGCTCCCGCGTGGTCGTCCTGCTGGGCGGGGAGCCGCTGATCAGGAAGGATATCGGGGAGTTCATCGGCTACGTGCGCGCGAAAGGGATGGCGTGCGAGGTCGTGACGAACGGATTCTTCGTCCCGCAGCGCCTCGACGCCCTGAAGAACGCGGACAGCGTCTGCGTGAGCATCGACGGCGACGAGGAGGCGAACGACAAGAACCGCGGGAAGGGCAGCTTCCGGAAGGCGATGGAGGCGATCGAGCTGCTCCAGGCGAGCGGGATCCACACAAGGATCAAGGCGGTGATCACGAGGAACAACCTCCGCTCCATCGACTTCTTGGCCCGCCTCGCGCGGGAGAGGGGGATGGTGCTGATGGCGATCATCCCGACGACCTATGAAGACAGGGTCTATCCGGATGGCGTCGCCGCGCAGTGGTTGAGCCAGGAGGAGTACCGCGCCTTCGTCATAAAGCTGATCGGGCTCAAGAAGGACGGCTACCCGATCTTCCACTCCTACCGCGCCCTGCGCTACTGCAGGGACTGGCCCTACCCGTACGACGAGATCGTAACGGGGAAGCGCCTGAAGAACGGCGCGCGGGCTATCCCGTGCACGGCATGGGAGTACGGCATATTCATCGACGTGGACGGAAGGTTCTTCATGTCGTGCCTTAAGACGTTCGACATCCAGGGGAGGAAGATTCTGGAAACCGATTTCGACGACTGGTGGATATCGCAGCGGCGCTTCGGCTGCACCACCTGCGCCCTGCTGCCGAACATCGAGAAGTCGCTCGTCTACAACATGCATCCGGGGGCGCTGTGGAACATGGTGCGGATGGCCCTCTGGCGCGGGGGCCGGTGA
- a CDS encoding radical SAM protein, translated as MKILLLQPRFTYSRYMQIAVEMPLGLCSLAAVARQRGHTVVIVDCLAEGVANAVREGDLTTYGLPDEEIERRINEFHPDLVGVSCLFSAQYGNARRLCELTKRVAPRAITVMGGMHPTVKPREVLSEESVDFIFQGESDITFSDFADALERGDGYGDIDGLGYKRDGVLVINRKEHFIADLDALPFPARDLLKVDCYYRAARAHGFVLTHSKNMNLITSRGCPARCIFCTIFLVWGRRFRARSPENVLAELEQMKRDFGVRHVQFEDDNLTYDIGRAKRIFRGMIDRRLGLAWNTPNGVALWSLDEEALDLMKRAGCYYVKFAIESGNQRVLSRVIKKPQDLARARRLIEYARSLGMMVGSFFVVGLPGETREEMQDSFDFRYTTRLDYTVYIAAKPEHGTELRRLCEEKGYLRKHTDLELEGGEGFIETPEFTPEWLRNKIARENKRYLRFLITHQPGTLLSLGWLIFKRDPLIVVKHLAHTLGLTR; from the coding sequence ATGAAGATTCTTTTGCTGCAGCCGAGATTTACCTATTCGCGCTATATGCAGATCGCAGTGGAGATGCCGCTGGGCCTCTGCTCCCTCGCGGCGGTCGCCCGGCAGCGCGGCCACACGGTGGTGATTGTCGACTGTCTCGCGGAGGGGGTTGCGAACGCGGTGAGGGAGGGTGACCTCACCACCTACGGCCTCCCGGATGAGGAGATCGAAAGAAGAATCAACGAGTTCCACCCCGACCTGGTCGGAGTGAGCTGCCTCTTCAGCGCGCAGTACGGGAACGCACGCCGGCTCTGCGAGCTCACGAAACGCGTGGCGCCGCGCGCCATCACGGTGATGGGCGGGATGCACCCCACGGTCAAGCCCCGCGAGGTTCTGTCCGAGGAGTCGGTGGATTTCATCTTCCAGGGCGAGTCCGACATCACCTTCTCCGACTTCGCCGACGCCCTGGAGCGCGGAGACGGGTACGGCGACATCGACGGTCTCGGCTACAAGCGGGATGGGGTCCTCGTGATCAACAGGAAGGAGCACTTCATCGCGGACCTCGACGCCCTCCCGTTCCCCGCCAGGGATCTGCTGAAGGTCGACTGCTACTACCGGGCGGCGCGGGCACACGGCTTTGTCTTGACGCACAGTAAGAACATGAATCTGATCACCAGCCGCGGCTGCCCGGCGCGGTGCATCTTCTGCACCATCTTCCTCGTATGGGGAAGGCGGTTCAGGGCGCGGAGCCCCGAGAACGTCCTCGCGGAGCTCGAGCAGATGAAACGGGATTTCGGGGTCCGGCACGTGCAGTTTGAGGACGACAACCTGACATACGACATCGGCCGCGCAAAGAGGATCTTCAGGGGGATGATCGACCGGCGTCTGGGCCTCGCGTGGAACACCCCCAACGGTGTCGCGCTCTGGTCGCTGGACGAGGAGGCGCTCGATCTGATGAAACGGGCCGGGTGCTACTACGTCAAGTTTGCCATCGAATCCGGGAACCAGCGGGTGCTCTCCCGGGTGATAAAGAAGCCCCAGGACCTTGCGCGCGCCCGGCGACTCATCGAGTATGCGCGCTCCCTGGGGATGATGGTCGGCTCGTTCTTTGTGGTGGGCCTCCCCGGGGAGACGAGGGAGGAGATGCAGGATTCGTTCGACTTCCGGTACACGACACGGCTGGACTACACCGTCTACATCGCCGCCAAACCGGAGCACGGGACCGAGCTCCGGCGGCTGTGCGAAGAAAAGGGGTATCTCCGGAAGCACACCGACCTGGAACTCGAGGGGGGCGAGGGGTTCATCGAGACGCCGGAGTTTACGCCCGAGTGGCTCAGAAACAAGATCGCACGGGAAAACAAGCGATACCTGCGCTTCCTCATCACACACCAGCCGGGCACCCTCCTCTCGCTCGGGTGGCTTATCTTCAAGCGGGACCCGCTGATCGTCGTGAAACACCTTGCGCACACGCTGGGGTTGACAAGATGA
- a CDS encoding TIGR04076 family protein, with amino-acid sequence MNECVLHRPGAGGEVAVVAARKACRYHRPGESYPAVRMTPDGLCPFAFHLLYPDCLAMLSRGRYPVEGGREICRLQCPFAGEGVEFGVFRIPRKRTFFGKLELLARKTADLFTPVELLEYGIAIEVTKAGAGCPHKYRAGDMFEMNIKGKKELCPAAFYTILPFYPAAPHGEKGAGLCISCADYCTDIVFSLGGGDPGSFFGECDAYGDIAVRVEGARGGGTGSPREGTEYPVNALIDAMRIPCFSALAAAFPYMRTLERGGSLGFLTRDRDAAGIQCPNPSVRVRMFVRRDRATGSFRLDVHGRDGVCPKNLQPGRSYPLPPLEGGALPLRLLATLYPYIMRLKADAAGAPRTVRCPVEAGAADVRVFRGRG; translated from the coding sequence ATGAACGAGTGTGTCCTGCACCGGCCCGGAGCCGGGGGCGAGGTGGCCGTCGTCGCCGCGCGCAAGGCGTGCCGTTACCACCGGCCCGGGGAGTCGTATCCGGCCGTTCGGATGACGCCGGACGGGCTCTGTCCATTTGCGTTCCATCTCCTCTATCCCGACTGCCTTGCCATGCTGAGCAGGGGAAGATACCCGGTGGAGGGGGGGAGGGAGATTTGCCGCCTCCAGTGCCCGTTCGCGGGCGAGGGGGTCGAGTTCGGCGTGTTCCGGATCCCGCGGAAACGGACCTTTTTCGGGAAACTGGAACTCCTCGCCAGGAAGACCGCGGACCTCTTCACGCCGGTCGAACTGCTCGAATACGGTATCGCCATCGAGGTGACCAAGGCGGGCGCCGGTTGTCCACATAAGTACCGGGCGGGGGACATGTTCGAGATGAACATCAAGGGGAAGAAGGAACTGTGTCCCGCGGCATTCTACACGATCTTGCCCTTTTATCCGGCCGCGCCCCATGGGGAGAAGGGGGCGGGCCTCTGCATCTCGTGCGCCGACTACTGCACGGATATCGTCTTCTCCCTCGGCGGCGGGGATCCCGGATCCTTCTTCGGGGAATGCGATGCGTACGGGGACATCGCGGTGCGGGTGGAGGGGGCGCGCGGGGGAGGAACGGGGAGCCCGCGGGAAGGAACCGAATATCCCGTGAACGCCCTCATCGACGCGATGCGCATCCCCTGCTTTTCCGCGCTCGCGGCCGCATTCCCCTATATGCGCACGCTGGAGCGCGGGGGCTCGCTCGGGTTTCTCACCCGCGACAGGGATGCGGCGGGGATCCAGTGCCCGAACCCGTCGGTTCGCGTGCGGATGTTCGTCCGCCGGGACCGGGCGACAGGAAGCTTTCGGCTGGACGTGCACGGCCGCGACGGCGTCTGCCCGAAAAATCTCCAACCGGGCAGGAGCTATCCGCTGCCGCCGCTGGAGGGGGGGGCGCTCCCCCTTCGGCTCCTCGCGACTCTCTATCCGTATATCATGCGTCTGAAAGCGGATGCCGCCGGGGCGCCGCGCACGGTGCGCTGTCCGGTCGAAGCCGGCGCGGCGGATGTGCGGGTATTCCGGGGGAGGGGATAG
- a CDS encoding DUF362 domain-containing protein yields MKVLIRPARYDAIGGPIEEILDSFSLRWKGARVLVKPNVLGPWTADAGVTTHPSVVAALVRALAARGVGKIMVGDNPGLRGYAENERCFRTCGLMEAAGGQYVNLGRSPVKVKFNSRYASEVTVSKEVLDCDILVSVPKFKTHALTMLTGAVKNTYGYIVGAEKALLHAAATSPERFGEVVADVYAVRPPDLSIMDAVVCMEGKGPSGGALRQAGKLIASDNAVCLDAVMCSMAGVAPEKIPTLRIAHARGFGEIDLSKIEVDGPLEPIRDFSMPGTFTAGLFGYIIHRFVFPRLRTKPRFNMRTCTRCKACYELCPVKAISWDDGPVLKREKCISCFCCMESCPSNAVELRGVLYKVRDALTKRTAGGPCG; encoded by the coding sequence ATGAAGGTGCTGATACGCCCCGCCCGCTACGACGCCATCGGCGGCCCTATCGAGGAGATCCTCGACTCGTTTTCGCTTCGATGGAAGGGGGCGCGGGTCCTCGTCAAGCCGAACGTGCTCGGGCCGTGGACCGCGGATGCGGGCGTCACCACGCACCCGTCCGTGGTCGCGGCGCTCGTGCGCGCCCTTGCGGCGCGCGGCGTTGGGAAAATCATGGTGGGGGACAACCCCGGTCTTCGCGGCTACGCTGAGAACGAGCGCTGCTTCAGGACCTGCGGTCTGATGGAGGCGGCGGGGGGGCAGTACGTCAACCTTGGGAGGAGCCCGGTCAAGGTGAAATTCAACTCCCGCTATGCCTCCGAGGTCACCGTCTCGAAGGAGGTGCTCGACTGCGATATCCTCGTCTCGGTCCCCAAGTTCAAGACGCACGCCCTCACCATGCTCACGGGCGCGGTGAAGAACACCTACGGCTACATCGTGGGGGCGGAGAAGGCGCTCCTTCACGCCGCGGCGACCTCCCCCGAGAGGTTCGGCGAGGTCGTGGCGGATGTCTACGCCGTGCGCCCCCCGGACCTGTCGATCATGGACGCGGTGGTCTGCATGGAGGGGAAGGGGCCGTCGGGCGGGGCGCTTCGGCAGGCGGGGAAGCTGATCGCCTCGGATAACGCCGTCTGCCTCGACGCCGTGATGTGCTCCATGGCGGGCGTCGCGCCCGAGAAGATCCCCACGCTCAGGATCGCCCACGCGCGCGGGTTCGGGGAGATCGACCTCTCGAAAATCGAGGTGGATGGCCCTCTCGAACCGATCAGGGATTTCTCGATGCCGGGCACCTTCACGGCCGGACTCTTCGGATACATCATCCATCGTTTCGTCTTCCCCCGGCTCCGCACGAAGCCGCGGTTCAATATGCGCACATGCACCAGGTGCAAGGCCTGCTACGAGCTGTGCCCCGTGAAGGCGATCTCCTGGGACGACGGGCCGGTGCTCAAGCGGGAGAAATGCATCTCCTGCTTCTGCTGCATGGAGAGCTGCCCCTCCAACGCCGTGGAGCTGAGGGGCGTGCTCTACAAGGTCAGGGATGCCCTGACGAAAAGGACCGCCGGCGGCCCCTGCGGGTGA